The Cloacibacterium caeni region GTATTTCGTATTGCAGAAAGGAAGGGATTCGAACCCTCGATACAGTTACCCGTATACTACCTTTCCAGGGTAGCTCCTTCAACCACTCGGACACCTTTCTTTTTCAGATGGCAAAGGTAGAATTTATTCTTCAATTTCCGAAATTTCTCCACGCAGATTTTTCTTAAAATTTTCTGCAAAATTTCCTGAATAATTCGGGTTATCGATTAAATGCATAGCTTTTGCCAAAGCACTTTCGGCAGTGATGTCATGACCGCTTATTGCGCCTATCTTTTTGAAAATGTTACTGTTATTGTATTTCCCTATGCTTATTCCACCAGAAACACATTGAGAAATCACCACGATTTCAGTTCCGTTATTTCTGATTTTTTGGAGGACTTCTTCTGTTTTTTTATTGCTAAAAATCGTTCCAGAACCGAAAACTTGAAGAATTAAAACCTTGATTTTAGGAATTTGTGGCAAACTTTCTAAATTGATTCCAGGGAAAATTCTCCACAAAAGAATACTGTCATTCAAATGTAAATCTACAGAAAAATCTTCTTGATAAGGCGTTCTGTACAGCATGGCTTCTTCTACTTTCAAGTGAACACCAGATTCTCCTAAAATAGGGTAGTTTGGACTGATAAATGCATCGAAATTCTCGGCAGAATATTTTAAACAACGGTTTCCTCTCAATAATTTATATTCGAAATAGAGCGCCACTTCTTGTACCACCGCTTCATTATTTTGATATAAACTCGCATAATAAAGACTGGTGAGCAAATTTTCTTTGGCGTCAGTTCTTAAATCCCCGATTGGTAACTGCGAACCCGTCAAAATCACAGGTTTTCTTAAATTTTTAAGCATGAAACTCAGTGCAGAAGCAGTATAAGCCATAGTATCTGTTCCGTGAAGAATCAAAAATCCATCAAAAAGGTGATAATTTTCCTCAATCAATTGAGCGATTTCCTTCCATTCTTCTGGTCCTACATCTGATGAATCCAAAGGTTCTGAAAACTGATGAACGCTTACTTCGCATTCCAGCAGATTCATCTCTGGGATTTTATTGAAAATATGATTGAAATCAAAAGCGCGAAGACTATTGGTTTCATAATCTTTCTCCATTCCGATAGTTCCGCCTGTGTATATGATGAGGACTTTTCTTTTCATGTAAAATTTTCTTTTTTGTAGAATTTTTCAGACTTTAAAGTTAAAAATTTAAAGTTAATTTCTAAAATATTTTGCAATTTTGCCAAATGATTCCTAAAAACAGACTTCAAGAAACTTTTGATTATCTAAAACAATTTCTTACCGATGAAAGATTGAGCAAAATAGAGCATTTTTCTCAGGAAAGTTCAGATTTTGTGCTTCCCGTGATGGAAGATGTGTATCAGTTCCGTAATGCAGCAGCGATTGTAAGAAGTGTGGAAGCTTGTGGTTTTCATCACGTAGTTGCTTTGGAAGAAGAAAATGTGTTCAATCCAAATCTAAAGGTTACGAAAGGTGCAGAAACTTGGGTAAAAGTAGAAAAAATGCCAAATAATCTTGATTCTTTAAAAGAAATTAAAAGCAGAGGTTATAAAATTTTGGCGGTTTCTCCAGAGAATAACGCAACCATGTTGCCTGATTACGAAGTAAAAGAACCGATTGCACTGGTTTTTGGGACAGAATTGGAAGGCGTTTCTGATGAAATTTTAGAGTTTGCAGACGAAACTTTGGCAATTCCCATGTATGGTTTTACCAAAAGTTTTAACGTTTCGGTTGCCGCTGCAATTTGTATGTACGAATTGAAGCAAAAACTTATGAAATCTCGAATTGATTATAAATTATCTGAAGAAAAATTACTAGAAATGAAAATCAGATGGACAGTAAATTCCATCAGAAGTGGAGAAGAACTTTTGGAAAGGTTTTTGAATAGATAAATGAAAAGCTATGAAAAAACTAATCTTTATATTATTTTTATTATTTACTTTTTCGTGTAAAAAAGAGAATTCTTCTGTGGAAAATTCCAATTATTGGCAAATTTATACTGATGTTAAATACTTTCCAATTTCAATTATTAAATTTTTAGAAGCTTTGTACGGAAGAGATTTTAAATTAGCAAATCCAAATGAAAATTTCAATATAACAGATGTTAAAGTATATCCAAATAAGCCACATCAACAATTATGTTTTTTAGCAAATAAGGAAAATATTTGGAGACTCGTTTATATCCAAGGCGGTGTTGGGAAATCAAACAAGTTTTATGAATTTGAAGTAAATAAGGATACAATTTCCAAAATAAAAAAAGGTTGGTCTTTTGAGAATATAAGAACAAATGATTCCTTAGAGTTTTACTTAAAAAAAGGAAAAATTAATTTTGAGAAAATTAAGATTAAATATGAATAATTAAATCATTTTTTCATAATTCCACGCAGCTACGAAAATCCCTGCGGTTTCTGTTCTTAATCTTTGGTGTCCCAGTGAAACGGCTTTAATGCCTTTTTCGGCTAACATTTTAATTTCTTTTTCAGAAAAATCACCTTCTGGACCAATAAGGAAAGTAGGATTGGTCAATTCTGGAATTTCGTTGAGGTTGATGCGTTCAAAAGCAACATCGCAATGCGCCACAAAAGTCATTTCCGGATTTACATTTTTAATAAAATCTGAAAGTTTTGTAACATTATTAATGTTTGGAAAGAAGAATCTTAAACTTTGTTTAGATGCAGCAACAGCTTGTTTTCTGAGTTTTTCGATGTTCAGGTTTTTACGTTCTGTTTTTTCAGTATTCAGAATGGTAATTTCGGAAATACCCATTTCTGTTGCTTTTTCAACAAAAAATTCAATTCTGTCGATGTTTTTGGTAGGAGCAATCGCAATATGCAATTGTCTGGTAAGATTCGGAAAATATTCTTGAACTTCCGTAACGTTCAGACTGACTTTTTTCCCTTCAAAAACGAGGTTTCCTTTGGCGAGATTTCCTTTTCCATCCGTCACGAAAATTTCTTCGCCTTCTTTCATACGAAGAACTTTCACAATGTGCTGTTGCTCTTCGTCATTAATTTTTACATCTGGAATAATTTCGCCAAAGAAAAGTTTCATTTTATTTTAAATATTTTTGAAATGTTTTGTACATTTAGTAAGCCACGAAGTGGCGATATCATTAGCAAAGGGTTTAGCCCTTTGTAAAATTAAAATTGATTTTTCGAAGCCACGAAGTGGCGAAATCAATCCCAAATATATTTTTCATCAAACTCAATTTCATAATTTTTCAAAAATAGCAAAAACTCTTCTTGAAAACCTTTTGTTCTATGATGTTCTTTTTGATTCTTAATATAATCAACTACTTTATTAACCTCTCTCGGATTTACAGAAAAACTTCCATAACCATTTTGCCAATAGAAAATTTTAAATTTATCTCCTTTAGTTTTAATCCATTTTGATGAATGAGACTTTATTTCTTCAATTAAATTTGATAGCGCCACGTTTTTATGTAATAAACACAAAATATGAACGTGGTTTTTGTACCCACCAATTTTTAGAGGATTACATTTTAAATTTTTGCAAATTCCTCCTATATAATTGTAGAGTTCTTCTTCAATATCTTCAGTAATTAAATTATTTCTATTTTTAGTACTAAAAGTGATGTGAATATAATTTTTTACTAAAGATTGTCCCATTTTAATAGTTTTTTAGATTTCGGTGCTTCGCACCTTTTTTGTTATGGCATATTTTTGCCAAAGTGCTCCACACTTTGCTATTGATTTCGGTACTTTGTACCTAATTTTCTTTATGTTCAGCAAAAATCCTTAAAATCTGCGTTATCAGTGTTCATTACTTTTTGAACAGTGAAATGATTTTTTTGCCCACTGTAATCAAAATTACCATCAATAAACCGCCAATAATTCCAGCGGCAAATTCATTGACAATAGCAGGTGTAGGTAAATTTTCAACCAAATGATGTAAATATTCTACATTGTGTAGGAAAATCCCTCCAGCTACTAGAATTAAAGCAATCGTTCCAACTACTCCTAAAATTTTAATTACCCAAGGCAACATATTGATAAGCAATTGACCAATATTAAATAAAATTCCGCCTTCTTTTTTAGATTTTTTTTGCAGTTTATATCCAGCATCGTCCATTCTTACAATTAAAGCTACAATTCCATAAACCCCAACTGTAGCGATGATTGAAACGACTGTAACGGTTAGAATTTGGTTAAGAAGCGGTTGGTCTAATACAGAACCTAATGCAATAATTACAATTTCTAAAGACAAAATAAAATCAGTAGTGATAGCAGATTTTACTTTTGCTTTTTCTGCAGCGATAGGATCATCCATCACATCTAAAGCTTCTTCGTGTTCTGTTTTGTGGTCATTTTTATGAAAGAAAAATTCTATAATTTTTTCGGCACCTTCATAGGCCAAATATAAACCACCAATCACCAAAATGATTTTGATGGCTGCAGGAAATAACCAGTTTAACCCAAAAATAATGGGTAAAATAATCAATTTGTTAAGAAATGAACCTTTGGTAATTGCCCAAAGTACAGGTAATTCTCTAGAGGAAAGGAAGCCTGTCGCTTTTTCGGCGTTTACAGCCAAGTCGTCTCCTAAAATCCCTGCGGTTTTTTTAGTTGCCAGTTTACTAGCAACTGCTACATCGTCCATCAATGCAGCGATATCATCTAAAATTGCAAAAAAGCCTGAAGCCATAAGTGTTTAGTTAAGTGTTATAAGTTTGTTTAAAAAAATTATAGTTATATTTCAAAAAATAAAATCATTTTTTATTCCTGAATTATTTCCATATTTATCAATAATTGGTTGAAAATTTTTGAGGGTTTCAGAAATATATGATTGATCTGATATTAACTCAAATGTAAGCTTATTATTTAAGATAGAGTGATTATGAAAACTACCATTAATATTAACGTGTCCTAAGTTGTTATAAGAAACAAAAAATTCTAGATTGTCTTCACAAGAAATGAATTTTACAGAGCCAGAAAGATTTTTGTTACATTTTTCTAAATTCTCAAAAAAATTGTAAATTTCTCCTGTTGAAGTATAAAAATCAGAATTTATTGTAAAGTCTTCACTCTTTAAATTTATCTTTGCCAAGACATCATAACCTCCGAAATGAGAGGTGTTATCTGGGAATCCATAAACT contains the following coding sequences:
- a CDS encoding RsmE family RNA methyltransferase, with product MKLFFGEIIPDVKINDEEQQHIVKVLRMKEGEEIFVTDGKGNLAKGNLVFEGKKVSLNVTEVQEYFPNLTRQLHIAIAPTKNIDRIEFFVEKATEMGISEITILNTEKTERKNLNIEKLRKQAVAASKQSLRFFFPNINNVTKLSDFIKNVNPEMTFVAHCDVAFERINLNEIPELTNPTFLIGPEGDFSEKEIKMLAEKGIKAVSLGHQRLRTETAGIFVAAWNYEKMI
- a CDS encoding TrmH family RNA methyltransferase; translation: MIPKNRLQETFDYLKQFLTDERLSKIEHFSQESSDFVLPVMEDVYQFRNAAAIVRSVEACGFHHVVALEEENVFNPNLKVTKGAETWVKVEKMPNNLDSLKEIKSRGYKILAVSPENNATMLPDYEVKEPIALVFGTELEGVSDEILEFADETLAIPMYGFTKSFNVSVAAAICMYELKQKLMKSRIDYKLSEEKLLEMKIRWTVNSIRSGEELLERFLNR
- a CDS encoding DUF808 domain-containing protein codes for the protein MASGFFAILDDIAALMDDVAVASKLATKKTAGILGDDLAVNAEKATGFLSSRELPVLWAITKGSFLNKLIILPIIFGLNWLFPAAIKIILVIGGLYLAYEGAEKIIEFFFHKNDHKTEHEEALDVMDDPIAAEKAKVKSAITTDFILSLEIVIIALGSVLDQPLLNQILTVTVVSIIATVGVYGIVALIVRMDDAGYKLQKKSKKEGGILFNIGQLLINMLPWVIKILGVVGTIALILVAGGIFLHNVEYLHHLVENLPTPAIVNEFAAGIIGGLLMVILITVGKKIISLFKK
- the tnpA gene encoding IS200/IS605 family transposase gives rise to the protein MGQSLVKNYIHITFSTKNRNNLITEDIEEELYNYIGGICKNLKCNPLKIGGYKNHVHILCLLHKNVALSNLIEEIKSHSSKWIKTKGDKFKIFYWQNGYGSFSVNPREVNKVVDYIKNQKEHHRTKGFQEEFLLFLKNYEIEFDEKYIWD
- a CDS encoding WapI family immunity protein; this translates as MMEKLSIKGESGNFIEIIYLEVYGFPDNTSHFGGYDVLAKINLKSEDFTINSDFYTSTGEIYNFFENLEKCNKNLSGSVKFISCEDNLEFFVSYNNLGHVNINGSFHNHSILNNKLTFELISDQSYISETLKNFQPIIDKYGNNSGIKNDFIF
- a CDS encoding asparaginase yields the protein MKRKVLIIYTGGTIGMEKDYETNSLRAFDFNHIFNKIPEMNLLECEVSVHQFSEPLDSSDVGPEEWKEIAQLIEENYHLFDGFLILHGTDTMAYTASALSFMLKNLRKPVILTGSQLPIGDLRTDAKENLLTSLYYASLYQNNEAVVQEVALYFEYKLLRGNRCLKYSAENFDAFISPNYPILGESGVHLKVEEAMLYRTPYQEDFSVDLHLNDSILLWRIFPGINLESLPQIPKIKVLILQVFGSGTIFSNKKTEEVLQKIRNNGTEIVVISQCVSGGISIGKYNNSNIFKKIGAISGHDITAESALAKAMHLIDNPNYSGNFAENFKKNLRGEISEIEE